A portion of the Thunnus maccoyii chromosome 20, fThuMac1.1, whole genome shotgun sequence genome contains these proteins:
- the LOC121887328 gene encoding microfibril-associated glycoprotein 4-like, protein MVDVYFVSAAVFLLQLVSVVLLLLAPVLTSCLPLILPLDCSDIYHHDSTRPSGVYTIYPIGATSAVQVYCDMDSDGGRWMVFQRRMDGSVNFYRPWDQYKKGFGIAAGEYWLGLESLFHLTLRKKYEVLVDMEDFSGNKVSARYSSFSIDPESYGYTLHVSGFTDGGAGDSLSYHNGQKFSTFDKDQDPSSRNCARKFLGAFWYNDCHRANPNGVYRWGADDTLAHIGVEWNHWKGSNYSLKTISMKIRPVQ, encoded by the exons tttattttgtgtctgctgctgtgtttctgttgcaGCTGGTTTCAGTGGTTCTCCTCCTGCTGGCTCCAGTGTTGACCTCCTGCTTACCTCTCATCCTCCCGCTGGACTGCAGTGACATCTATCACCATGACAGCACCCGACCCAGCGGAGTGTACACCATCTATCCCATCGGAGCCACGTCTGCTGTCCAG gtgtactGTGACATGGACTCAGACGGAGGACGTTGGAtg gtgTTCCAGAGGAGGATGGATGGCTCGGTGAACTTCTACAGGCCCTGGGATCAGTACAAGAAGGGCTTTGGTATCGCTGCTGGAGAGTACTGGCTCG gtctTGAGAGTCTCTTCCATCTGACTCTGAGGAAAAAGTACGAGGTGCTGGTGGACATGGAGGACTTCAGTGGAAACAAAGTGTCTGCTCGTTACTCCTCGTTCTCCATCGATCCAGAGTCCTATGGATACACACTGCATGTGTCTGGATTCACTGATGGAGGAGCAG GAGACTCCCTGAGTTATCACAACGGACAGAAGTTCTCCACCTTCGACAAAGACCAGGACCCCAGCAGCCGTAACTGTGCCAGAAAATTCCTGGGGGCGTTCTGGTACAACGACTGTCATAGAGCAAACCCCAACGGGGTTTATCGCTGGGGGGCTGATGACACTCTGGCGCACATAGGAGTGGAGTGGAACCACTGGAAGGGCTCTAACTACTCCCTGAAGACCATCAGCATGAAGATTCGTCCTGTGCAGTAA
- the LOC121887181 gene encoding microfibril-associated glycoprotein 4-like has product MMKLVSVVLLLLAPVLISCLPLELPSDCSDIYKHDNTRPSGVYTIYPIGATSAVQVYCDMDSDGGRWTVFQRRMDGSVNFYRPWDQYKKGFGIAAGEYWLGLESLFHLTQRKKVELLVDMEDFSGNKVSARYSSFSIDPESYGYKLHVSGFTDGGAGNSLDTHDGQKFSTFDKDQDSDSRNCARKYLGAFWYNGCHDANPNGVYRWGADGTIYAVGVDWYQWKGYNYSLKTISMKIRPVQ; this is encoded by the exons ATGATGAAG CTGGTTTCAGTGGTTCTCCTCCTGCTGGCTCCAGTATTGATCTCCTGCTTACCTCTTGAACTCCCATCAGACTGCAGTGACATCTATAAACATGACAACACCCGACCCAGCGGAGTGTACACCATCTATCCCATCGGAGCCACGTCTGCTGTCCAG gtgtactGTGACATGGACTCAGACGGAGGACGTTGGACG gtgTTCCAGAGGAGGATGGACGGCTCGGTGAACTTCTACAGACCCTGGGATCAGTACAAGAAGGGCTTTGGTATCGCTGCTGGAGAGTACTGGCTCG gtctTGAGAGTCTCTTCCATctgacacagaggaagaaggtCGAGCTGCTGGTCGACATGGAGGACTTCAGTGGAAACAAAGTGTCTGCTCGTTACTCCTCGTTCTCCATCGATCCAGAGTCCTATGGATACAAACTGCATGTGTCTGGATTCACTGATGGAGGAGCAG GAAACAGCCTGGACACTCACGACGGACAGAAGTTCTCCACCTTCGACAAAGACCAGGACTCTGACAGCCGTAACTGTGCCAGAAAATACCTGGGGGCATTCTGGTACAACGGCTGTCACGATGCAAACCCCAACGGGGTTTATCGCTGGGGGGCTGATGGGACTATCTATGCTGTAGGAGTGGATTGGTACCAGTGGAAGGGCTATAACTACTCCCTGAAGACCATCAGCATGAAGATTCGTCCTGTGCAGTAA
- the LOC121886877 gene encoding cytochrome c oxidase assembly protein COX11, mitochondrial: MLLPLLVRQSLCRPQTPVLFLRCVRTLRCDAPQVLHSQDEHFLRRRLPLRFHTQSRGAKSRKRQSKSQEEEWKTRNKTVLTYIVAAGVGMIGLSYAAVPLYRLYCQASGLGGTAVAGHDADLVETMKPVKERVIKITFNADTHASIQWNFRPQQTEIFVVPGETALAFYRARNPTDKPIIGISTYNVVPFEAGQYFNKIQCFCFEEQRLNPHEEVDMPVFFYIDPEFDEDPRMARVDTITLSYTFFEAKEGQKLPLPGYSYN; encoded by the exons ATGCTGCTACCTCTGCTGGTGCGTCAGTCCCTCTGCCGTCCTCAGACGCCTGTGCTGTTTCTGCGATGCGTCCGGACGCTTCGGTGTGATGCTCCACAGGTGCTGCACTCTCAGGATGAGCACTTCCTGCGGCGGAGGCTTCCTCTGCGCTTCCACACTCAGAGCCGTGGCGCCAAGAGCCGAAAGAGGCAGAGTAAGAGCCAAGAGGAAGAGTGGAAAACCAGGAACAAGACGGTGCTGACGTATATCGTCGCCGCCGGGGTGGGGATGATCGGCCTGTCGTACGCTGCAGTGCCGCTCTACAGACTCTACTGCCAG GCGTCCGGGCTCGGCGGCACGGCGGTGGCCGGCCACGACGCAGATCTGGTGGAGACGATGAAGCCGGTGAAGGAACGCGTCATCAAGATCACGTTCAACGCCGACACGCACGCCAGCATCCAGTGGAACTTCAGGCCGCAGCAGACAGAGATCTTT GTGGTTCCAGGTGAGACGGCGCTCGCCTTCTACAGAGCCAGAAACCCCACAGACAAACCCATCATCGGCATCTCCACCTACAACGTGGTGCCCTTTGAGGCGGGACAGTACTTCAACAAGATCCAG TGTTTCTGCTTCGAGGAGCAGCGTCTGAACCCTCACGAGGAGGTCGACATGCCCGTCTTCTTCTACATCGACCCGGAGTTCGACGAGGACCCGAGGATGGCCCGAGTGGACACCATCACTCTGTCCTACACCTTCTTCGAGGCCAAGGAGGGTCAGAAGCTCCCTCTGCCGGGATACAGCTACAACTGA